A window from Pseudomonas moraviensis encodes these proteins:
- the rapA gene encoding RNA polymerase-associated protein RapA, translating to MAQQYQPGQRWISDSEAELGLGTVLAQDGRLLTVLYPATGETRQYALRNAPLTRVRFSPGDSITHFEGWKMTVQQVDDVDGLMVYHGLNGQNEVVTLPETQLSNFIQFRLASDRLFAGQIDPLPWFSLRYNTLEHTSRQLQSSLWGLGGVRAQPIAHQLHIAREVADRIAPRVLLADEVGLGKTIEAGLVIHRQLLSGRANRVLILVPENLQHQWLVEMRRRFNLQVALFDEERFIESDATNPFEDTQLALVALEWLVDDEKAQDALFAAGWDLMVVDEAHHLVWHEDKASAEYSLVEQLAEVIPGVLLLTATPEQLGQDSHFARLRLLDPNRFHDLAAFRAESENYRPVAEAVQELLDKGRLSAEAHITIHGFLGNEGEALLTAVNDGDTEASARLVRELLDRHGTGRVLFRNTRAAVQGFPERKLHPYPLPCPAEYLELPLGEHAELYPEVSFQAQPDASEEERWWKFDPRVEWLIDQLKMLKRTKVLVICAHAETAMDLEDALRVRSGIPATVFHEGMNILERDRAAAYFADEEFGAQVLICSEIGSEGRNFQFAHHLVLFDLPSHPDLLEQRIGRLDRIGQKHIIELHVPYLETSPQQRLFQWYHEALNAFLNTCPTGNALQHQFGPRLLPLLEEADDGEWQALIDEARAERERLEAELHTGRDRLLELNSGGAGEGEALVEAILEQDDQFALPIYMETLFDAFGIDSEDHSENALILKPSEKMLDASFPLGDDEGVTITYDRNQALSREDMQFITWEHPMVQGGMDLVLSGSMGNTAVALIKNKALKPGTVLLELLYVSEVVAPRSLQLGRYLPPAALRCLLDANGNDLSPRVSFETLNDQLESVPRASANKFIQAQRDQLTPRINAGEEKIAPRHAERVAEARRRLAADTDEELARLTALQAVNPTVRDSELEALRTQREQGLAMLDKAALRLEAIRVLVAG from the coding sequence TATCAACCGGGGCAACGCTGGATCAGTGACAGCGAAGCAGAGCTTGGTTTAGGCACCGTTCTGGCACAGGACGGCCGCTTGTTGACCGTGCTTTACCCGGCCACTGGCGAAACCCGCCAGTACGCGCTACGGAATGCGCCCCTGACCCGTGTGCGGTTCTCGCCCGGCGACTCCATCACCCATTTCGAAGGCTGGAAGATGACCGTGCAGCAGGTCGACGACGTCGACGGGCTGATGGTCTATCACGGCCTCAACGGGCAGAACGAAGTCGTCACTCTGCCGGAAACCCAGCTGTCGAACTTCATTCAGTTCCGCCTGGCCAGCGACCGTCTGTTCGCCGGGCAGATCGATCCGCTGCCGTGGTTCTCCCTGCGCTACAACACTCTTGAACACACCAGCCGCCAGTTGCAGTCCTCGCTGTGGGGCCTGGGCGGCGTGCGGGCGCAGCCGATCGCGCACCAGTTGCACATCGCCCGTGAAGTCGCCGACCGTATCGCCCCGCGTGTACTGCTGGCGGACGAAGTGGGCCTGGGTAAAACCATCGAGGCCGGTCTGGTCATCCACCGCCAGTTGCTCTCGGGCCGCGCCAATCGCGTGCTGATCCTGGTCCCGGAGAACCTCCAGCATCAATGGCTGGTGGAGATGCGCCGCCGTTTCAACCTGCAGGTCGCGCTGTTCGACGAAGAGCGCTTCATCGAGAGCGATGCCACCAACCCGTTCGAAGACACGCAACTGGCGCTGGTTGCGCTGGAATGGCTGGTCGATGACGAGAAGGCGCAGGACGCCTTGTTCGCCGCCGGTTGGGATCTGATGGTGGTCGATGAAGCGCATCATCTCGTGTGGCACGAAGACAAGGCCAGCGCGGAATATTCGCTGGTCGAACAACTGGCCGAAGTGATTCCCGGCGTGCTGCTGCTCACCGCGACCCCGGAACAACTCGGTCAGGACAGTCACTTCGCCCGTCTGCGCCTGCTCGACCCGAACCGTTTCCACGACCTGGCCGCGTTCCGCGCCGAGAGCGAGAACTATCGCCCGGTGGCCGAAGCCGTGCAGGAACTGCTCGACAAGGGCCGTCTCTCGGCCGAAGCGCACATAACCATTCACGGTTTCCTCGGCAACGAAGGCGAAGCGCTGCTGACCGCGGTCAACGATGGCGACACAGAAGCCAGTGCGCGCCTGGTCCGTGAACTGCTTGATCGCCATGGCACCGGCCGCGTGCTGTTCCGCAACACCCGTGCCGCGGTGCAGGGTTTCCCGGAGCGCAAACTGCATCCGTACCCGCTGCCGTGCCCGGCCGAATACCTCGAACTGCCACTGGGCGAACACGCCGAGCTGTATCCGGAAGTCAGCTTTCAGGCGCAGCCGGACGCCAGTGAAGAAGAGCGCTGGTGGAAATTCGATCCGCGCGTCGAGTGGCTGATCGATCAGCTGAAAATGCTCAAGCGCACCAAAGTGCTGGTGATCTGCGCCCACGCCGAAACCGCTATGGACCTGGAAGACGCCCTGCGCGTGCGTTCCGGCATCCCGGCCACGGTGTTCCACGAAGGCATGAACATCCTTGAGCGCGACCGCGCCGCCGCCTACTTCGCCGACGAAGAGTTCGGCGCACAGGTGCTGATCTGCTCGGAAATCGGCAGTGAAGGTCGCAACTTCCAGTTCGCTCACCATCTGGTGCTGTTCGATCTGCCGTCGCACCCGGACCTGCTCGAGCAGCGCATCGGTCGTCTCGACCGGATCGGCCAGAAGCACATCATCGAACTGCACGTGCCGTACCTGGAAACCAGTCCGCAACAGCGCCTGTTCCAGTGGTACCACGAAGCGCTCAACGCGTTCCTCAATACCTGCCCGACCGGCAACGCCTTGCAGCATCAGTTCGGCCCGCGCCTGCTACCGCTGCTCGAAGAAGCGGACGACGGCGAGTGGCAAGCGCTGATCGACGAAGCGCGCGCCGAGCGTGAACGTCTCGAAGCCGAGCTGCACACCGGCCGCGACCGTCTACTGGAACTCAATTCCGGCGGCGCTGGCGAAGGTGAAGCGCTGGTCGAGGCGATCCTCGAGCAGGACGACCAGTTCGCCCTGCCGATCTACATGGAAACCCTGTTCGACGCGTTCGGCATCGACAGCGAAGACCATTCGGAAAACGCCCTGATCCTCAAGCCGAGCGAAAAGATGCTCGACGCCAGTTTCCCGCTGGGCGACGACGAAGGCGTGACCATCACCTACGACCGCAACCAGGCGCTGTCGCGCGAGGACATGCAGTTCATCACCTGGGAACACCCGATGGTGCAGGGCGGCATGGACCTGGTGCTGTCCGGCTCGATGGGTAACACCGCCGTCGCGCTGATCAAGAACAAGGCGCTGAAACCGGGCACCGTGTTGCTGGAATTGCTCTACGTCAGCGAAGTGGTCGCACCGCGTTCGCTGCAACTGGGGCGCTACCTGCCACCGGCGGCACTGCGCTGCCTGCTCGACGCCAACGGCAATGACCTGTCGCCACGGGTCTCCTTCGAAACCCTCAACGACCAGCTGGAAAGCGTGCCGCGCGCCAGCGCCAACAAGTTCATCCAGGCCCAGCGCGATCAGCTGACACCTCGGATCAACGCCGGCGAAGAAAAGATCGCCCCGCGTCACGCCGAACGTGTGGCCGAAGCGCGCCGCCGTCTGGCCGCCGACACCGACGAAGAACTGGCGCGCCTGACCGCGTTGCAAGCGGTCAACCCGACCGTGCGCGACAGCGAACTGGAAGCCTTGCGCACTCAGCGTGAGCAGGGTCTGGCGATGCTGGACAAAGCGGCGTTGCGCCTGGAAGCGATTCGGGTGCTGGTGGCGGGCTAA
- a CDS encoding spinster family MFS transporter has translation MQNSTQAANAWRILFLLFLANLFNFFDRTIPAIIIEPIRMEWHLSDFQLGIIGTAFTVVYAIAGLPLGRMADTGSRSKLMGWGLATWSALTAVNGLVGSFWSFLIVRMGIGIGEASYAPAANSLIGDLFPAHRRARAMGIFMLGLPLGLLLAFFTIGAMVKAFDSWRAPFFIAAVPGLILAVFMFFIKEPKRGAAETVQVSQERVDKPIRRVLAVPTFLWLVMAGLCFNFATYACNSFLVPMLQRYFLMPLQEAAVATGFIVGVTGLVGLTLGGWIADKIHQRFASGRLLFAAFSLIISTLCTAWALHAGRVEIGVFVAVFSVGWLFAYNFYTCVYTAIQDVVEPRLRATAMALFFAGLYLLGGGLGPVVVGGLSDHFAHTAMLSAGAEQMTEAFKAVGLHDAMYLIPVALFLTMVFLFLASRCFVRDAQRMKDGLVAVVEPEIAAATA, from the coding sequence ATGCAGAACTCGACCCAAGCGGCGAATGCCTGGCGCATTCTGTTCCTGCTGTTCCTCGCCAACCTGTTCAATTTCTTCGACCGCACCATCCCGGCGATCATCATCGAACCGATCCGCATGGAATGGCACCTCAGCGACTTTCAGCTGGGCATCATCGGCACCGCGTTCACCGTGGTTTATGCGATCGCCGGCCTGCCGCTGGGGCGCATGGCCGACACCGGTTCGCGCAGCAAACTGATGGGCTGGGGCCTGGCGACGTGGAGCGCGCTGACCGCCGTCAACGGTCTGGTCGGCAGTTTCTGGAGCTTCCTGATCGTGCGCATGGGCATCGGCATCGGAGAGGCCAGTTACGCACCAGCGGCGAACTCGCTGATCGGTGACCTGTTTCCCGCACACCGTCGGGCACGGGCGATGGGTATCTTCATGCTTGGCCTGCCGCTGGGGCTGCTGCTGGCGTTCTTCACCATCGGCGCGATGGTCAAGGCCTTCGACAGCTGGCGCGCGCCGTTCTTCATTGCCGCCGTGCCGGGGCTGATCCTCGCGGTTTTCATGTTCTTCATCAAGGAGCCGAAACGCGGCGCGGCTGAAACCGTGCAGGTCTCGCAAGAGAGGGTCGACAAGCCGATCCGTCGCGTCCTCGCCGTGCCGACTTTCCTGTGGCTGGTGATGGCCGGGCTGTGCTTCAACTTCGCCACCTATGCCTGCAACTCGTTTCTGGTGCCGATGCTGCAGCGCTATTTCCTCATGCCGTTGCAGGAGGCGGCGGTGGCCACCGGATTTATCGTCGGCGTCACCGGGCTGGTCGGGCTGACCCTCGGCGGCTGGATCGCCGACAAGATTCATCAGCGGTTCGCCAGTGGGCGCCTGCTGTTTGCGGCGTTCAGTCTGATCATCTCGACCTTGTGCACGGCGTGGGCGCTGCATGCCGGACGCGTCGAGATCGGCGTGTTCGTTGCGGTGTTCAGCGTCGGCTGGCTGTTCGCCTACAACTTTTACACCTGCGTGTACACGGCGATTCAGGACGTGGTCGAACCGCGCCTGCGGGCGACGGCGATGGCGTTGTTCTTTGCCGGTCTGTATTTGCTGGGGGGCGGGTTAGGGCCGGTAGTCGTCGGTGGGCTGTCGGATCACTTCGCACACACGGCGATGCTGTCGGCGGGCGCTGAGCAGATGACCGAAGCGTTCAAGGCAGTCGGTCTGCATGACGCGATGTACCTGATTCCGGTCGCGCTGTTTTTGACCATGGTCTTTCTGTTTCTGGCATCGCGCTGTTTCGTGCGGGATGCGCAGCGGATGAAGGACGGGTTGGTGGCGGTGGTTGAGCCAGAAATTGCAGCGGCGACTGCTTAA
- a CDS encoding NAD(P)-dependent oxidoreductase, producing the protein MMSTLPSLGFAGIGLMGLPMCQRLLAAGYPLTVWNRNPDKCAPLVAVGARQVTSPAELCAHADIVMLCLADTAVVRDVVFGGGGIAEGAKKGQLLVDFSSLEPTATREMAAALAEKTAMAWLDSPVSGGVAGAEAGSLAIMVGGAAADLERVRPVLLNLGQRVTHMGGIGAGQVTKACNQMIVACNALVIAEVVALAEQAGVDARLIAEALAGGFADSKPLQILAPQMAESRFEPIKWHVRTLLKDLDTAVKFSREQGSATPISGLAAQLMRLHGAQGFLAQDPATLVQMYRGPDSED; encoded by the coding sequence ATGATGTCAACGCTACCTTCGTTGGGGTTTGCCGGAATCGGCCTGATGGGCCTGCCGATGTGCCAGCGTTTGCTGGCGGCGGGTTATCCGCTGACCGTGTGGAACCGCAACCCGGACAAGTGCGCACCGCTGGTTGCGGTCGGCGCCCGGCAAGTGACGAGCCCCGCCGAACTGTGTGCGCACGCTGACATCGTCATGCTGTGTCTGGCCGATACTGCCGTGGTGCGTGACGTGGTGTTTGGCGGTGGCGGTATCGCCGAAGGTGCGAAAAAAGGCCAGCTATTGGTGGATTTCTCCAGCCTTGAACCGACCGCGACTCGCGAGATGGCTGCAGCGCTGGCCGAGAAAACCGCCATGGCCTGGCTCGATTCACCGGTGTCCGGCGGCGTGGCGGGGGCCGAGGCCGGCAGTCTGGCGATCATGGTCGGCGGTGCGGCGGCGGATCTCGAACGGGTACGCCCGGTGCTACTCAACCTGGGTCAGCGCGTCACGCACATGGGCGGCATCGGCGCCGGGCAGGTGACCAAGGCGTGCAACCAGATGATCGTTGCCTGCAATGCGCTGGTGATCGCCGAAGTGGTGGCGTTGGCCGAGCAGGCCGGGGTCGATGCCCGTCTGATCGCCGAAGCGCTGGCCGGTGGTTTCGCCGATTCGAAGCCGTTGCAGATCCTCGCCCCGCAAATGGCCGAGAGCCGTTTCGAGCCGATCAAATGGCACGTGCGCACGCTGCTCAAGGATCTCGACACGGCGGTGAAATTTTCCCGCGAACAGGGTTCGGCGACGCCAATCAGCGGATTGGCCGCACAATTGATGCGCCTGCATGGGGCGCAAGGCTTTTTAGCGCAGGATCCAGCGACACTGGTGCAAATGTATCGCGGGCCAGACTCAGAGGATTGA
- a CDS encoding branched-chain amino acid ABC transporter substrate-binding protein produces MTKATKQISKLFAAMVLAGVASHSFAADTIKIGIAGPKTGPVAQYGDMQFSGAKMAIEQINAKGGVDGKQLQAVEYDDACDPKQAVAVANKVVNDGVKFVVGHLCSSSTQPASDIYEDEGVIMITPAATSPDITARGYKMIFRTIGLDSAQGPAAGNYIADYVKPKVVGVLHDKQQYGEGIATAVKSTLEKKGTKVAVFEGVNAGDKDFSAIIAKLKQANVDFVYYGGYHPELGLILRQAQEKGLKAKFMGPEGVGNDSITQIAKDASEGLLVTLPKSFDQDPANVALADAFKAKKEDPSGPFVFPSYSAVTVIAEGIKAAKSEDAAKVAEAIHAGSFKTPTGDLSFDDKGDLKDFKFVVYEWHNGKPKTEVSPQ; encoded by the coding sequence ATGACTAAGGCTACTAAGCAGATTTCCAAACTGTTTGCCGCTATGGTTCTGGCCGGGGTTGCCAGCCATTCGTTCGCAGCTGACACCATCAAAATCGGTATCGCCGGCCCCAAGACCGGTCCAGTAGCCCAGTACGGCGACATGCAGTTCAGTGGCGCGAAAATGGCCATCGAGCAGATCAACGCCAAGGGCGGCGTCGACGGCAAGCAACTGCAAGCCGTTGAATACGACGATGCCTGCGACCCGAAACAAGCGGTAGCGGTAGCGAACAAGGTCGTCAACGATGGCGTCAAGTTCGTGGTCGGTCACCTGTGCTCCAGCTCCACCCAGCCCGCTTCGGACATCTACGAAGACGAAGGCGTGATCATGATCACCCCGGCTGCCACCAGCCCGGACATCACCGCCCGTGGCTACAAAATGATCTTCCGTACCATCGGTCTCGACAGCGCCCAGGGCCCTGCCGCCGGCAACTACATCGCCGATTACGTGAAACCTAAAGTGGTTGGCGTGCTGCACGACAAACAGCAGTACGGTGAAGGTATCGCCACCGCCGTGAAATCGACCCTCGAGAAGAAAGGCACCAAGGTTGCCGTCTTCGAAGGCGTCAACGCTGGTGACAAGGACTTCTCCGCAATCATCGCCAAGCTCAAGCAAGCCAACGTCGACTTCGTCTACTACGGCGGCTACCACCCGGAGCTGGGCCTGATTCTGCGTCAGGCTCAGGAAAAAGGCCTGAAAGCCAAGTTCATGGGTCCGGAAGGCGTGGGTAACGACTCGATCACCCAGATCGCCAAGGACGCCTCCGAAGGCCTGCTGGTGACCCTGCCGAAGTCCTTCGACCAGGATCCGGCCAACGTTGCTCTGGCTGACGCCTTCAAAGCCAAGAAGGAAGATCCGAGCGGTCCGTTCGTGTTCCCTTCCTACTCGGCGGTGACCGTGATTGCCGAAGGCATCAAGGCGGCCAAGTCCGAAGACGCGGCCAAAGTCGCTGAAGCCATCCACGCCGGTTCGTTCAAGACCCCGACCGGCGACCTGAGCTTCGACGACAAGGGCGACCTGAAAGACTTCAAATTTGTCGTGTACGAGTGGCACAACGGCAAACCTAAAACCGAAGTTTCGCCTCAGTAA
- a CDS encoding YkgJ family cysteine cluster protein, which produces MSEASPCLNCGACCSHFRVSFFWGECSSAGGTVPDELVAQITPSRVAMIGTDRKPARCTSLAGEVGSAVACTIYDKRSSTCREFEASWENGEHNPDCDKARAAHGLPPLPPHWNDLPLERIA; this is translated from the coding sequence ATGTCCGAAGCCAGTCCGTGTCTGAATTGCGGTGCCTGCTGTTCCCATTTTCGCGTGTCTTTTTTCTGGGGTGAGTGCTCATCCGCTGGCGGGACGGTGCCCGATGAACTGGTCGCACAGATCACCCCGAGCCGAGTGGCGATGATCGGCACCGACCGCAAGCCGGCGCGTTGCACGTCTCTGGCGGGTGAGGTCGGCAGCGCTGTGGCCTGCACGATCTATGACAAACGCTCGAGCACCTGCCGCGAGTTCGAGGCGTCATGGGAGAACGGCGAGCACAACCCCGACTGCGACAAGGCCCGCGCCGCCCACGGCTTGCCACCCTTGCCGCCACACTGGAACGACCTGCCGCTGGAGCGCATTGCCTGA
- a CDS encoding DUF2288 domain-containing protein — MNQEPSTLYAKLLGETASITWKELEPFFAKGALLWVDPDLDLIAAAEAVASDEGEKVAAWLAEDKVAKLSETRALDIFDRDPQLWAVVVSPWILIQERAVTSGDAP; from the coding sequence ATGAATCAAGAACCTAGCACCCTCTATGCCAAGCTGCTTGGTGAAACGGCATCAATTACCTGGAAAGAGCTGGAGCCGTTCTTCGCCAAGGGTGCCCTATTGTGGGTCGACCCCGACCTTGATTTGATCGCTGCCGCCGAGGCCGTAGCATCGGACGAGGGCGAGAAAGTCGCGGCCTGGCTGGCCGAGGACAAGGTCGCCAAGCTGTCTGAAACGCGGGCGCTGGATATTTTCGATCGTGATCCGCAGCTGTGGGCTGTAGTGGTTTCACCGTGGATTCTGATCCAGGAAAGGGCGGTCACTTCGGGTGATGCACCTTGA
- a CDS encoding putative bifunctional diguanylate cyclase/phosphodiesterase: MEWLGLQFVAELPASGQILLDCSHNPLLVLVAYLVACAASFATLDMAERVVHAEDPGSRRIWRWIGATCLAGGIWAMHFIGMLAFQTAIDIQYDLGITLFSLLIALLASWLAMHTLSEVQPSALHCLKTAFVIGLGIAGMHYVGMAAMKSSATAYYQPGLFALSVLIAIGASFAALWVARYLSEGSGVAHQLLKYSAALILGAGIISMHFTGMAALDLVLPEGALAASGAETGHLQLGLTVALIILLILGSAISAALADKKLQNKDNDLRRVNALLSQLDQARMSLQQAANYDALTNLINRRGFNQMFAEKLSQKTSEGGMLAVMFLDIDHFKRINDSLGHDAGDALLKVIAQHIKSSVRSHEDVVARFGGDEFCILISLRDREEARGMAQRIMHKMKEPIELAGRRMVMTTSIGISLFPEDGTTCEELLKHADLALYQSKGAGRNGLHFFNSSLKTRASCELQLEEELRGALREDNALMLYYQPIFELKTGRVTKLEALIRWQHPLHGLLTPDRFIGIAENNGLIAELDNWVLRRACKDLGELSRHGCAELKIAWNCSPLNLAREELAEEIEHALRTAGVAPERLELEVTENALMGNIANTLVLLRQIRALGVSLSIDDFGTGYSSLAYLKRLPLNTLKIDRSFILDIPTATADMEIVQAIIVMAHTLHLQVVTEGVESLEQYEFLERSGCDFIQGYLLSRPVPLDELRAVLDEINQRKPVLGINPLSLARDTFAPVSLDPALKSLAPHAGASIVRPIR, from the coding sequence ATGGAGTGGCTTGGTTTGCAGTTTGTTGCCGAGCTGCCGGCGAGCGGGCAGATACTCCTCGATTGCAGTCACAATCCCTTGCTGGTGCTGGTGGCCTATCTGGTCGCCTGCGCGGCGAGCTTCGCCACCCTCGACATGGCTGAGCGCGTCGTGCATGCCGAAGATCCGGGATCGCGGCGGATTTGGCGCTGGATCGGCGCGACGTGCCTGGCCGGCGGCATCTGGGCCATGCACTTCATTGGCATGCTGGCTTTCCAGACAGCGATCGACATTCAGTACGACCTCGGCATCACCCTTTTCTCTTTGCTGATCGCCCTGCTCGCCTCATGGCTGGCCATGCACACCCTGAGCGAGGTCCAGCCAAGCGCATTGCATTGTCTCAAAACTGCGTTTGTCATCGGCTTGGGCATCGCGGGGATGCATTACGTCGGCATGGCAGCGATGAAGTCGAGCGCCACCGCCTACTATCAGCCAGGACTGTTCGCGCTGTCGGTGCTGATTGCCATCGGCGCGAGTTTCGCCGCGCTGTGGGTGGCGCGTTATCTGAGCGAAGGCAGCGGCGTCGCGCATCAATTGCTCAAGTACAGCGCGGCGCTGATCCTCGGTGCTGGCATCATCAGCATGCACTTCACCGGCATGGCTGCCCTGGATCTGGTGCTTCCCGAAGGCGCTCTGGCAGCGAGCGGCGCCGAAACCGGGCATCTGCAACTGGGCCTGACCGTGGCGCTGATCATCCTGTTGATCCTCGGCAGTGCGATCAGCGCCGCTCTCGCCGACAAGAAACTGCAAAACAAGGACAACGATCTGCGCCGGGTCAACGCGTTGCTCAGCCAGCTCGATCAGGCGCGCATGTCCCTGCAGCAAGCGGCCAATTACGACGCGCTGACCAACCTGATCAACCGCCGTGGCTTCAACCAGATGTTCGCCGAGAAGCTCAGCCAGAAAACCAGCGAAGGTGGCATGCTCGCGGTGATGTTTCTCGACATCGACCATTTCAAGCGCATCAACGACAGCCTCGGCCATGATGCTGGGGATGCGCTGCTCAAAGTCATCGCCCAACACATCAAGAGCTCGGTGCGCAGCCACGAAGACGTGGTCGCGCGGTTCGGCGGCGATGAGTTCTGCATCCTTATCAGCCTGCGCGACCGCGAAGAGGCGCGCGGCATGGCGCAGCGCATCATGCACAAGATGAAAGAGCCGATCGAACTGGCCGGCCGGCGCATGGTGATGACCACCAGCATCGGCATCAGCCTGTTTCCCGAAGACGGCACCACCTGCGAAGAGCTGCTCAAGCACGCCGACCTGGCGCTGTACCAATCCAAGGGCGCCGGGCGCAACGGCTTGCACTTCTTCAATTCCAGCCTGAAGACCCGCGCCAGTTGTGAGCTGCAACTGGAAGAAGAACTGCGCGGCGCGTTACGGGAAGACAACGCGCTGATGCTTTACTACCAGCCGATCTTCGAACTGAAAACCGGGCGCGTGACCAAGCTCGAAGCGCTGATCCGCTGGCAGCATCCGCTTCACGGCTTGCTCACGCCCGATCGCTTTATCGGTATCGCCGAGAACAACGGTTTGATCGCCGAACTGGACAACTGGGTGCTGCGCCGCGCCTGCAAGGATCTTGGCGAACTGTCGCGGCATGGTTGTGCAGAATTGAAAATCGCCTGGAACTGCTCGCCACTGAATCTGGCGCGGGAAGAGCTGGCCGAGGAGATCGAACACGCATTGCGCACCGCCGGGGTAGCGCCGGAACGCCTTGAACTGGAGGTTACCGAAAACGCTTTGATGGGCAATATCGCCAACACCCTGGTACTGCTGCGGCAGATCCGTGCCCTCGGCGTGTCGCTGTCGATCGATGATTTCGGCACCGGCTACTCATCGCTTGCCTACCTCAAGCGCCTGCCGCTGAATACTCTGAAGATCGACCGCTCGTTCATCCTCGATATTCCCACTGCCACGGCGGACATGGAGATCGTCCAGGCGATCATCGTCATGGCGCATACCCTGCATCTGCAAGTGGTCACAGAAGGCGTCGAAAGCCTGGAGCAATATGAGTTTCTCGAGCGTTCGGGCTGCGATTTCATTCAGGGCTATCTGCTCAGCCGCCCGGTGCCGCTGGACGAACTGCGCGCGGTGCTCGATGAAATCAACCAGCGCAAACCCGTGCTCGGGATCAATCCTCTGAGTCTGGCCCGCGATACATTTGCACCAGTGTCGCTGGATCCTGCGCTAAAAAGCCTTGCGCCCCATGCAGGCGCATCAATTGTGCGGCCAATCCGCTGA
- the livH gene encoding high-affinity branched-chain amino acid ABC transporter permease LivH, with protein MPDLYHFFQQLVNGLNVGSMYALIAIGYTMVYGIIGMINFAHGEVYMIGSYVAFIAIAGLTMMGLDSVPLLMTAAFIASIVVTSSYGYSIERIAYRPLRGSNRLIPLISAIGMSIFLQNTVLLAQDSKDKAIPNLIPGNFAFGPGGAQEVLISYMQIVVFVVTLIAMLGLTLFISRSRLGRACRACAEDIKMANLLGINTNNIIALTFVIGAALAAVAAVLLSMQYGVINPNAGFLVGLKAFTAAVLGGIGSIPGAMLGGLVLGVAEAFGADIFGDQYKDVVAFGLLVLVLLFRPTGILGRPEVEKV; from the coding sequence ATGCCTGACCTCTATCACTTCTTCCAACAGCTGGTTAACGGCCTCAACGTTGGCAGCATGTATGCCCTGATCGCCATCGGCTACACGATGGTCTACGGCATCATTGGAATGATCAACTTCGCCCACGGCGAGGTGTACATGATCGGTTCCTACGTGGCGTTCATCGCCATCGCCGGGCTGACCATGATGGGACTCGACAGTGTCCCGCTGTTGATGACCGCGGCGTTCATCGCCAGCATCGTCGTCACCAGTTCCTACGGTTACAGCATCGAACGGATCGCCTACCGCCCGCTGCGCGGCAGCAACCGTCTGATCCCGCTGATTTCCGCCATCGGTATGTCGATCTTCCTGCAGAACACCGTTCTGCTGGCGCAAGACTCCAAGGACAAAGCGATCCCCAACCTGATCCCGGGCAACTTCGCCTTTGGTCCGGGTGGCGCACAAGAAGTGCTGATTTCCTACATGCAGATCGTGGTGTTCGTCGTGACCCTGATCGCCATGCTCGGCCTGACCCTGTTCATCTCCCGTTCCCGCCTGGGTCGCGCCTGCCGCGCCTGTGCCGAGGACATCAAGATGGCCAACCTGCTCGGCATCAACACCAACAACATCATCGCCCTGACCTTCGTCATCGGTGCTGCGCTGGCCGCCGTGGCGGCGGTGCTGCTGAGCATGCAATACGGCGTGATCAACCCGAACGCCGGTTTCCTCGTCGGCCTCAAGGCCTTCACCGCTGCGGTACTGGGCGGCATCGGCAGCATCCCCGGGGCCATGCTCGGTGGGTTGGTGCTCGGTGTAGCGGAAGCGTTCGGTGCCGATATCTTCGGCGACCAGTACAAGGACGTCGTCGCGTTCGGCCTGCTGGTTCTGGTGCTGTTGTTCCGTCCGACCGGCATTCTGGGCCGTCCGGAGGTTGAGAAAGTATGA